A genome region from Fibrobacter sp. includes the following:
- the mgtE gene encoding magnesium transporter — protein sequence MDELAEFIEERDLKGLRQWLIDTGTLEIAEALTRVDPEYRALSFRLLPKDRSLDVFEMLDTSYQQEILKALRESNVRDILENMEPDDRAKLLDEMPPRLAKQLLEGLSFKERRLTSILLGYAENSAGRIMSPEFVELWKDMTVEDAIAKVRRSGRGVEAIYSLPVTTGKGELIGTIDLGDLVMADPSQKVGEVVTEENYFAKADQDQEEASRLLLETGLAALPVLDSENQLVGVLTFDDAMEVLQESDTEDIFRIGASEPLGTPYFSASLYKLTRNRAVWLLVLAFAATLTVNVLNIFQVTLQNAIKLSLFIPLLIGIGGNIGSQSATIIIRAMALGEVYFSDLLRVLAREVRVGFLLGLIMGAISFPVVGPFFGWDIAAVLAASLLSIASLAAFAGSILPMFAKRIGIDPAVMSAPVVSTLVDASGLVIYFLIARMILGIG from the coding sequence ATGGATGAATTAGCTGAATTTATTGAGGAAAGAGATTTAAAGGGGCTTCGCCAGTGGCTTATTGACACAGGCACACTGGAGATTGCTGAAGCGCTCACCCGTGTTGATCCTGAATACCGTGCTCTATCCTTTCGACTCCTTCCCAAAGACCGCTCCCTTGATGTCTTCGAAATGCTTGATACTTCGTATCAACAGGAGATCTTAAAGGCACTCCGTGAGAGCAATGTCCGTGATATCCTGGAGAACATGGAACCGGATGACAGGGCGAAGCTGCTCGATGAGATGCCGCCACGATTGGCAAAACAGCTCCTTGAGGGACTCTCTTTCAAAGAACGCCGTCTGACCTCAATTCTCCTTGGATATGCAGAGAATTCTGCAGGAAGGATCATGAGTCCGGAGTTTGTCGAACTGTGGAAAGATATGACTGTTGAGGATGCGATTGCCAAAGTGAGGAGGTCCGGAAGGGGTGTTGAAGCTATCTATTCTCTTCCTGTCACAACCGGAAAAGGGGAGCTGATCGGAACGATCGATCTTGGTGACCTTGTCATGGCTGATCCATCCCAGAAGGTTGGTGAAGTTGTCACAGAGGAAAATTATTTTGCCAAAGCTGACCAGGATCAGGAGGAAGCATCAAGACTGCTCCTCGAAACAGGACTTGCTGCATTGCCTGTTCTTGATAGTGAAAACCAACTTGTGGGTGTATTGACATTCGATGATGCTATGGAAGTCCTTCAGGAAAGCGATACCGAGGATATCTTCCGTATCGGTGCTTCCGAACCACTTGGCACACCTTACTTTTCGGCATCACTTTATAAGCTTACCCGCAACCGCGCAGTATGGCTTCTTGTTCTTGCTTTTGCAGCTACTCTTACTGTCAATGTCCTCAACATTTTCCAGGTAACTCTTCAAAATGCGATAAAGCTCTCTCTTTTTATTCCTCTTTTGATAGGAATAGGGGGAAATATCGGGTCCCAGTCTGCAACTATCATTATAAGGGCAATGGCTTTGGGTGAAGTTTATTTCTCTGATCTGTTGCGTGTACTTGCAAGAGAGGTAAGGGTTGGTTTTCTGCTGGGATTAATTATGGGAGCCATCTCTTTTCCGGTTGTAGGGCCATTTTTCGGATGGGATATTGCAGCTGTGCTGGCTGCTTCATTGTTGTCAATAGCATCACTGGCTGCTTTTGCAGGCTCGATTCTTCCCATGTTTGCTAAACGCATCGGAATTGATCCGGCAGTGATGAGTGCCCCTGTTGTATCTACACTTGTCGATGCCTCAGGTTTGGTCATTTATTTCCTGATAGCGAGAATGATTCTGGGGATTGGATAA